One genomic window of Gossypium hirsutum isolate 1008001.06 chromosome D11, Gossypium_hirsutum_v2.1, whole genome shotgun sequence includes the following:
- the LOC121223240 gene encoding F-box/FBD/LRR-repeat protein At5g56420, with protein sequence MATSILSKRWLWVWTSVPILDLQDTPFCRTDPNLRFRQFVDHVLILNKTVSLDKFCLKFNLVDHPSYVKTWFWDAVSRDVKELDISIHGTESLNLVWIKYTNDESVSRLFAGCYVLQELVLHKQAGDNTTFSTISIPTLKTLFVRFATTGRCRHKLKINAPVLKQLNLEDNLTLEFDLEDVSSLVEANVTVSWLENRHIPLLKALSNAKFVSFHWDWYAEMKWRNFRPYRLFLNLVQMELHVGYGGWDLLSLFLEFSDHLEVLVLAKNDNCRGLGFECSWKPPKYVPECLLSSLSMVYFKGFEDLTYQLSMVKYILKNARVLKMMDIRSNGDLPLDSKIDLLKKLLMFPRGSKACQLKFN encoded by the exons ATGGCGACTTCCATTTTATCAAAAAGATGGCTTTGGGTTTGGACTTCAGTTCCAATTCTTGATCTTCAAGACACACCTTTTTGCAGAACTGATCCAAACCTTCGTTTCAGACAATTTGTTGACCATGTTTTAATCCTTAACAAAACAGTTTCTTTAGACAAGTTTTGTCTGAAATTCAACTTAGTTGACCATCCTTCCTATGTTAAAACCTGGTTTTGGGATGCAGTTTCTAGAGATGTTAAAGAACTAGACATCAGTATCCATGGAACTGAAA GTTTAAATCTTGTTTGGATTAAGTACACAAATGATGAATCTGTTTCTAGGCTTTTTGCTGGTTGTTATGTTCTTCAGGAACTGGTTCTTCACAAACAAGCTGGTGATAACACAACATTTTCTACCATTTCGATTCCGACATTAAAGACTTTGTTCGTACGGTTTGCCACCACCGGTCGGTGTAGGCACAAACTTAAGATAAATGCCCCAGTTCTCAAGCAGCTCAACCTCGAAGACAATCTGACCCTGGAATTTGATCTCGAGGATGTCTCTAGCTTAGTTGAAGCAAATGTCACAGTTTCATGGCTCGAAAATCGCCATATCCCACTCCTCAAAGCTCTCAGCAATGCTAAGTTTGTTTCCTTCCATTGGGATTGGTATGCAGAAATG AAATGGCGCAACTTCAGACCATATCGTTTGTTTCTTAATCTGGTCCAAATGGAGCTACATGTTGGTTATGGTGGTTGGGACTTGCTATCACTTTTCTTGGAATTTTCTGATCATTTGGAAGTCCTTGTTCTTGCTAAG AATGATAATTGCCGTGGACTTGGATTCGAATGCTCCTGGAAACCTCCGAAGTATGTGCCGGAATGTTTGCTGTCAAGCCTATCAATGGTTTATTTTAAAGGGTTTGAAGATCTAACATATCAGCTGAGTATGGTGAAATACATTTTGAAAAATGCTCGAGTTTTGAAAATGATGGACATCCGTAGTAATGGAGATCTGCCTTTGGATTCAAAGATTGATTTGCTCAAGAAGTTACTAATGTTCCCTAGGGGTTCCAAAGCATGCCAGCTTAAATTCAACTAA